In a genomic window of Candidatus Chazhemtobacterium aquaticus:
- a CDS encoding dUTP diphosphatase, translating into MAKKSSKTDNDTTLQDLRDAVEHFSTERNWVNNDPKQLLLSAFIELGELAEHYQWSSDGAWQTRANKKKEIAYELVDVFFYLLRFINKSGFDFSSNFYQKTEKLAKKYPVTLKTREEYQQAKDSYRRSGKNKLYD; encoded by the coding sequence ATGGCCAAAAAATCTTCCAAGACAGATAATGACACTACTCTCCAGGATCTTCGGGACGCGGTAGAACACTTTTCCACAGAACGCAACTGGGTCAACAATGATCCTAAGCAACTTCTTCTTTCTGCCTTTATCGAATTAGGCGAACTCGCGGAACACTATCAGTGGTCATCAGACGGCGCATGGCAAACAAGAGCCAATAAAAAGAAAGAAATAGCTTACGAATTGGTAGATGTTTTCTTTTATCTTCTTCGTTTCATCAATAAGAGCGGTTTCGATTTCTCCAGTAACTTCTACCAGAAAACTGAAAAACTCGCCAAGAAATATCCTGTGACTTTAAAAACAAGAGAAGAATACCAGCAAGCTAAAGATTCATATCGCCGTAGCGGTAAAAATAAACTCTATGACTAA
- a CDS encoding Trp family transcriptional regulator: protein MQVSSRRLNRTIESQIYKMLFGLMADIKDPREVKIVMDDLLTSSELTAMAKRLAIAVYLDKGRSYEDIKNHLKVSSATIASVAEQMGNPGIQSALNRIKAEQWADEVSGKISDLVKKVLPR, encoded by the coding sequence ATGCAGGTTTCGAGCAGGCGGTTAAATAGAACAATTGAGAGTCAAATTTATAAGATGCTTTTTGGGTTGATGGCGGATATAAAAGATCCTCGAGAGGTGAAGATTGTGATGGATGACTTGCTGACGAGTTCGGAGTTAACTGCAATGGCTAAACGTTTAGCAATTGCAGTTTATTTAGATAAGGGAAGAAGTTATGAGGATATCAAGAACCATTTGAAGGTGAGTTCGGCGACAATTGCCTCAGTGGCTGAGCAAATGGGAAATCCAGGAATTCAGTCTGCTTTGAATAGGATTAAGGCCGAGCAATGGGCAGATGAAGTGAGCGGAAAAATATCTGACTTGGTAAAAAAAGTTTTACCTAGATAA
- a CDS encoding methionine--tRNA ligase — protein MRRMKRGYYISTTLPYVNAEPHIGFALEIVRADVLARYHRLLGERVFFNTGTDEHGQKIFQMALARKMDPQKYVDEYAGKFELLRSALNLSYDKFIRTTDQHHRMAAQEFWRRVEENGYIYKKNYRVKYCVGCELEKQDSELENGRCPIHPNKELEVIEEENYFFKFSAFQERLLSLYKERGEFVVPANRLKEIRNFVEGGLSDFSISRVREKMPWGVPVPGDDSQVMYVWFDALVNYVSTLGWPDDLENYSQWWPGFQIAGKDNLRQQAAMWQAMLMAADLDNSKQILINGFITSQGQKISKSLGNVVNPIEYTDKYGTDAVRYFLLAKINPFDDSDFTQERFEENYMNDLANGLGNLIARTMAMCDGLEIKIDEDKILKWEGRNDLITKALDGYEFDKAINIIWDEVRQTNALINQKEIWKLSGRDKNFALEEIVLRIRNIGVSLQPFMPETAEKIMKIFGNKQVVKGEQLFPRLKS, from the coding sequence ATGAGGAGAATGAAGCGAGGATATTATATTTCAACGACTCTACCTTATGTAAACGCAGAGCCGCATATCGGTTTTGCCTTAGAGATAGTGAGAGCTGATGTTTTAGCCAGATATCATCGTTTATTGGGGGAAAGGGTATTTTTTAATACCGGGACGGATGAACACGGGCAAAAAATTTTCCAGATGGCGCTTGCAAGAAAAATGGATCCTCAGAAATATGTTGATGAGTATGCAGGCAAATTTGAGCTGTTAAGGTCAGCGTTGAATTTGTCTTATGACAAGTTTATCAGAACCACAGATCAGCACCACCGGATGGCGGCTCAGGAGTTTTGGCGAAGGGTGGAAGAAAATGGATATATTTACAAAAAAAATTATCGGGTTAAGTATTGTGTTGGTTGCGAGCTTGAGAAACAAGATTCTGAGTTGGAAAATGGTAGATGTCCAATTCACCCGAACAAAGAGTTAGAAGTAATCGAAGAGGAAAATTATTTTTTTAAGTTTTCGGCTTTTCAGGAACGGCTATTGAGTTTGTATAAGGAGCGTGGTGAATTTGTGGTACCAGCTAATCGACTTAAAGAAATAAGAAATTTTGTAGAAGGCGGGCTTAGTGATTTTTCTATTTCCAGAGTAAGAGAAAAAATGCCTTGGGGTGTGCCGGTTCCTGGTGATGATAGCCAGGTAATGTATGTATGGTTTGATGCTTTGGTCAATTATGTTTCGACATTAGGCTGGCCTGATGATTTAGAAAATTACAGTCAGTGGTGGCCAGGGTTTCAAATTGCGGGCAAGGATAACTTGAGACAGCAAGCGGCGATGTGGCAGGCTATGTTGATGGCGGCTGACCTTGATAATAGCAAACAGATTTTAATTAACGGTTTTATAACTTCGCAGGGGCAAAAGATAAGTAAATCGCTTGGCAATGTGGTTAATCCGATTGAGTATACAGATAAGTACGGAACGGATGCGGTTAGATATTTTCTGCTGGCCAAAATAAATCCATTTGACGATAGCGATTTTACACAGGAGCGTTTTGAGGAGAACTATATGAATGATTTGGCGAATGGCTTGGGAAACTTGATTGCGCGAACGATGGCGATGTGTGACGGACTGGAGATTAAAATTGATGAAGATAAGATTCTAAAGTGGGAAGGAAGGAATGATTTGATTACAAAAGCCTTAGATGGTTATGAGTTTGATAAGGCGATAAATATAATTTGGGATGAGGTTAGGCAGACAAATGCTTTGATTAATCAAAAGGAGATTTGGAAGTTGAGTGGTAGGGATAAGAATTTTGCATTGGAAGAGATTGTGTTAAGAATAAGGAACATCGGTGTTAGTCTGCAGCCGTTTATGCCAGAAACGGCAGAGAAAATAATGAAGATTTTTGGAAATAAACAGGTTGTTAAAGGTGAGCAGTTGTTTCCGAGACTGAAGAGTTAG
- a CDS encoding DNA recombination protein RmuC, giving the protein MPDQFSLTLTLIFLGFVALYLLIRRQLQQIFQSRDDDTLIEWLKTTQGDLNQLQQSLTQTLNTSNQNVTNTLQQSYQQLHQRLDNAAKVISELKNETGKFSEIGRSMQDLQDFLNSPKLRGNLGETVLNDLLSQILPKQAFSLQHRFQSGDIVDAAIKTQSGIIPIDSKFPMENFTKMNQSDSSKERDQYHRQFINDVKKHIRTISTKYIRTEEGTLDFALMYIPSETIYYDIAATSPEIQDYSQAKRVLPVSPSTFYAFLRTILVSFEGQRIAQEAQLILKSLRDIQKTSHEFADKLSVLQKHITNANSNMTAISSDFHKLQTKIDSTSSLPAPEEKLLSD; this is encoded by the coding sequence ATGCCAGATCAGTTTTCACTAACCCTAACTCTCATCTTCCTTGGTTTTGTGGCTCTCTACCTCTTGATTCGCCGCCAACTTCAACAAATATTTCAAAGCAGGGATGACGACACCCTTATAGAATGGCTAAAAACAACTCAGGGTGATCTTAACCAACTTCAGCAATCACTTACTCAAACACTAAACACCTCCAATCAAAACGTAACTAATACCTTGCAGCAAAGCTATCAACAGCTTCACCAGCGTCTTGATAATGCAGCCAAAGTAATAAGTGAGCTAAAAAATGAAACTGGTAAATTTTCTGAAATTGGACGATCAATGCAAGACCTTCAAGATTTTCTCAACTCACCCAAACTACGCGGCAACCTTGGAGAAACAGTCCTTAACGATCTTCTCAGTCAAATCCTTCCCAAACAAGCTTTCTCTCTTCAACATCGTTTTCAGTCTGGAGACATTGTTGATGCAGCTATCAAGACTCAATCAGGCATAATACCCATTGACAGCAAATTTCCTATGGAGAACTTTACCAAAATGAACCAATCAGACTCCTCAAAGGAGCGCGATCAATACCACCGCCAGTTCATCAATGATGTCAAAAAACACATTCGCACCATTTCCACTAAATATATTCGCACCGAAGAAGGAACACTGGACTTTGCTCTCATGTATATTCCGTCTGAAACCATTTACTATGACATTGCCGCCACATCTCCCGAGATCCAGGACTACTCTCAAGCCAAGAGGGTCTTACCTGTATCTCCATCCACGTTCTACGCGTTCTTGCGCACTATTCTAGTTTCTTTTGAAGGTCAGCGTATTGCTCAAGAGGCCCAGTTAATCCTCAAAAGTCTAAGAGACATCCAAAAAACCTCTCACGAGTTCGCAGACAAACTATCTGTCCTTCAAAAACACATTACCAACGCCAATTCCAACATGACTGCTATTAGCTCTGACTTTCACAAACTTCAAACTAAAATAGACTCAACTTCTTCCCTTCCCGCCCCAGAAGAAAAACTCCTTTCCGACTAG